Within Pelotomaculum schinkii, the genomic segment CGGGGAGACACGCTCCGGCCGATTTGCCGGGAAAGCGTCTAAACCTGATCAGATGAATGCCATAAACAGACCGGGGAAGGCGAAAACGCCTTCCCCGGTCTGTTTATGGCGGGCGCCATTTCAATCGCACCCGCACTGCCCAGCAGTTCAAGAGACTTCAACTGATCCTGCTCATACCGTATCACAGCGTCACGCATCATAAACACCGGTGATGCAGTTGTAATTTCAATCACACAGATGATATACTTTCAATTACTACTTTTATTTTCCATACTGTTTAGCAAATGGATCCCCCGGTATGATCTTCAATGTTTTTTTGGGATAAAGCTGCTAAAACTATATGCAGGGAGGTGATTGACATCTATCATGATCGAATGTCCCGCTCAGAAATGACGTTTTTTATTTTGGCTTCGGCAGCTATGACCATCCCGTTTATTCTCCTGGGAAAAGACATGGCCGATTCACTGCGGACCATAGCTAAAACAAAAACAGACGCTTCCGAATAAGTGAAAACCTGAGCTTCAGGCTATATCCTTCTGCAAGAAATTAAAGCAGGCCTTTAACCGGTAGAGCAAGGCCTGCTTTAATACATACCCTCCCGTAAATACTGGCGTCAATTTGACACTCCGCACGGCTGAAGCCGTGGGATTCTTGGGTGATTAAACCGAAGTCTGTTTCCAGTATCGGAGTATGACCCCAAGTTCAGGGCTGTGCCATCAGCCCGTCCTAGTCCAGTGCATATAGCAGACTAGGCTGGCAGACTGTTACCGTCTGCCACAGTTGCAGAAATGATATTAATCGCACCTAACCTGTCGCGATGTGTTTTATATCCGCAACCGCATCTGTATTTTCTACCGGTAGCTTTATTGAGTCCTCCACATACAGGGCATTTCTGGCTGGTATGTTTGGGGTTAACATACTCCGCATGGATACCCGCCAATTTTGCCTTATACTCAATAAACTGTGCCAACCGGTAGAATGACCAGGTATGCAAATTCTTTTCGTTTTTACGGCTTGTCCTTGCCGTCTGACGTATGCCGGAAAGTTGTTCCAAGCGGATCGTCGTTACATTGTTTTCTTGAGCAAAACGAACTATCTGCCGGCTTATTTTATGGTCTTGATCTGTCATCCAGCGCTGCTCTTTATCATGCAGTTTCTTGATCGCCTTGAGTTTCTTTAATTTGCCAAGTTTACGGCGTACTGAACGGTGTTTGCGTTTGATAAACTTGTTTTGTCTGCCATTGCCAAAGAATTTCGTTTTGCCGCTCTCCAGGACAGCGACAGCGGGAACTTTCAGGCCCAAGTCGACCCCCATAATTTGACTGTCAGCGGCCGTATTTTCTGCCACTTGTACGGCAATTTGCGCTATGTACTTGCCGGACTTTTGAGTGATGCGCAGGCTGCCTGGTTTGTTATTCAATAGATTTTTCTGGTAGCCGGTCAAGATAGCTTTCATCTCCATGCGTTTTGATTTTCCTTCGACAAACACAGGAAAAGAGAGAACATCTTCTTTCAAAGAATAGTTTTGATTGTTCCAAATAGCCACGGGCTTTTTGAGAACAGGGAGCTTGACTTCTCTTTGCTCATCGGGCTTTAGTCTGGCGTTAGCCCAGACTGCCTTCTTATATTTCGCAAAAACACTCTTGGCGTCTCGAATAGCTTGATTTTTAACAGCGCTAGGAAGGTCTGCGATCACGTCTTTGCTTGAGTATTTAAGGTTTCTGTCCGCCACAGCATAGTCTGATACGATTTGATTGACCAAATAGATATAGTGTTTGGTTGTTTCCATTAGCAATTTGGACTGTTCTTTTGTGGGCTGCAGCTTGACTTTTACAGTGATTTGCAATTTGTCACCCCCTTGTCTTTTGTTCTGCAATATACCGTTGGATCGTATCGCTGGATACATTTCCTGCTGTAGAACAGAAAAATGAGCGTGTCCATAGACTGGGCAAATGCTGCAAGTGTTTAAATTCTTGCCGCAATCTTCTTGAAGTCACTCCTTTCACTTTTGCCATAATCTCTGAGGGACTAATAGACGGCAAGGCGTTTACGAATAGGTGGACATGGTCCGGCATTACTTCAAGCGCCACAATGATGAGTTCGTGTTCCCGGCATATCTCTTGAAGAAGTTTCCGGAACCTCTGTTCAACCTCTTTGACTAACACCTTTCGCCTATACCGTGGACAGAAAACAAAATGATAGTTGATTAGAGATACTGTGGTTTGTGTTCTTCTATACTCTTGTCCCATGACTATATTGTATCATTTGATTGATACTACGCAATAAAACCAAAGGGACTAATCGGGAGCCGCCTTCATCCCTCGATTAAAACCGGGGGCTTTCGGCTACGTTTCTGTAAGGAGTTGGCAATATTAAGCCTGGGTTTTCATATATTACATGAGGAGTGATAGTTGAAAGCCGGGTGGAAGCTGTTGTCCGGGGTAAATATACTTGTAGGCCTGCTTTTAATCGGAATAATGGCAAAAAGCAACCTGATTGCTACAGCCGCCTGTCTGCTTCTGATTTTAAAATTCACCAACCTGAAAATGATGTTTCCACTGCTTGAGCGACGCGGCTTGGAACTGGGGCTGCTCTTTTTAATTCTCTCGATCCTGGTGCCTTTGGCTAACGGCCGGGTATCCGAACGGGACATCATCTATAATATGACTTCCCTGCCCGGACTCCTGGCCATCGCCGGAGGGGCGCTGGCCACTTACCTGAACACCATCGGGATCAGGCTTATGAAAATTGACCCGGAAATAGTATTCGGGCTGGTGATCGGGTCGATTTTCGGCATTGTTTTCCTGCACGGGGTGCCGGTCGGGCCGCTGATGGCCGCCGGCATAGCAGCCCTATTCACCGGGTTCACACGCTTCCTCAGGCGTTAAGTGATCAAGAACATCCTGCAAAACTTTAGGCAGGGGGGCTTTAAATTCCAGATACCGTCCACTGCGCGGGTGGCTGAAGCCAAGCAGCCCCGCGTGCAGGAACTGCCCGTGCAGGTTAAAATGGGCCCTGGCAGGACCATACTTGGGATCCCCTACCACCGGATATCCGATAAACGACATGTGCACTCTGATCTGGTGGGTACGCCCGGTCTTTAGCTTTAATTCGAGGTAAGTATAACCATGATAGCGGCCCAGAACCCTGTAGGTGGTTACAGCCTGCTTGCTGTTTTTCTGCACCACGGCCATCCGCTGTCTGTCACGGGGATCGC encodes:
- a CDS encoding RNA-guided endonuclease InsQ/TnpB family protein, which codes for MQITVKVKLQPTKEQSKLLMETTKHYIYLVNQIVSDYAVADRNLKYSSKDVIADLPSAVKNQAIRDAKSVFAKYKKAVWANARLKPDEQREVKLPVLKKPVAIWNNQNYSLKEDVLSFPVFVEGKSKRMEMKAILTGYQKNLLNNKPGSLRITQKSGKYIAQIAVQVAENTAADSQIMGVDLGLKVPAVAVLESGKTKFFGNGRQNKFIKRKHRSVRRKLGKLKKLKAIKKLHDKEQRWMTDQDHKISRQIVRFAQENNVTTIRLEQLSGIRQTARTSRKNEKNLHTWSFYRLAQFIEYKAKLAGIHAEYVNPKHTSQKCPVCGGLNKATGRKYRCGCGYKTHRDRLGAINIISATVADGNSLPA
- the tnpA gene encoding IS200/IS605 family transposase, coding for MGQEYRRTQTTVSLINYHFVFCPRYRRKVLVKEVEQRFRKLLQEICREHELIIVALEVMPDHVHLFVNALPSISPSEIMAKVKGVTSRRLRQEFKHLQHLPSLWTRSFFCSTAGNVSSDTIQRYIAEQKTRG
- a CDS encoding DUF441 domain-containing protein; the protein is MAKSNLIATAACLLLILKFTNLKMMFPLLERRGLELGLLFLILSILVPLANGRVSERDIIYNMTSLPGLLAIAGGALATYLNTIGIRLMKIDPEIVFGLVIGSIFGIVFLHGVPVGPLMAAGIAALFTGFTRFLRR